ACAGCCAACTTTTACTTATTGTCAGTGCTTTTGGTGCATTAAATGGATTTGTTGTCTCTGGTTATGTTTTTGTTACCAGTAAGCGGCAAGCCTCACGACAATTTCTAGCCTTGATGCTGCTGATGATAAGTGTTCGGATATTTAAGTCGGTATTGTTTTTCTTTAACCCCGAAGTGGATAAATTGATTTTACAAATCGGACTGTCTGCTTGTTTTCTTATAGGCCCATTTCTCTTTTTTTATGTCACCGCTTTGCGTGAACAACCAAGTGTGTTGCCAATGAGTTGGCGCCTTCATTTACTCGGTTTATTCACTTTATTAATTGCCGTTGGAAGCGTGTTTCCATATACCGGTTACCCTGAACTGTGGGGCTCTGTTATTTACAAGGCGGTAAATTACATTTGGTTCGTTTATATCCTGTTGAGCCTGATGAGTATTAAGCCTTACTTGAGCAAATTATTGACTAAGAAAAGAAAAGAACTAACAGAAGATGAAATATTGCTGTTGTGCGTGTTAGTAGGAAATGTCGTTATTTGGCTAGCTTATTATACTGCTTCATATACCTCATACATTGTTGGTGCTTTATCATTTAGTTTTGTTTTTTTGGT
This window of the Thalassotalea atypica genome carries:
- a CDS encoding helix-turn-helix domain-containing protein; the encoded protein is MTLDSQLLLIVSAFGALNGFVVSGYVFVTSKRQASRQFLALMLLMISVRIFKSVLFFFNPEVDKLILQIGLSACFLIGPFLFFYVTALREQPSVLPMSWRLHLLGLFTLLIAVGSVFPYTGYPELWGSVIYKAVNYIWFVYILLSLMSIKPYLSKLLTKKRKELTEDEILLLCVLVGNVVIWLAYYTASYTSYIVGALSFSFVFLVSLILAFFKFNRGYTPNKAKYGDHKIEDKEVNDGLSKLAQLMTEQKLFNNPNITMPQIAKRIGMSSPKFSQLLNEKLNKSFSVYINELRVAQAKQALVEQPRQKVDDIAEQCGFNSSSTFYSVFKKHTDLTPANYRTKYTPK